In Chitinophaga sp. HK235, a single window of DNA contains:
- a CDS encoding RagB/SusD family nutrient uptake outer membrane protein, producing the protein MKKSSYIYGMLLAGMVATGTTSCSKHFLDEELKSSYAPDNTLVDELGFEAASTGMLSIMRNDYGNIQGLLATFYVGTDMAITGQPNTTQAPYEDYRNLNSQTGSVSTIWTWNYKVINAANNIIAGTDNPKATLTPQQRAFYKAEASFFRAYAYNQLSILYGGVPLIKAPVTVPRTDYVRGSEAEVIQLIIDDLTFAEANLPDPANVKKQGRINKFAASQLLAEALLRANKPAEAEAAAKRVIDGKFFSLTTARYGVKASLPGDPFADMFTYGNMRRSQGNKEAIWVIEQQYNIPGGGSTEFDQRRREWGPFYVNVSGMKVCDSLGGRGIGRIRPTNWWTYELYEKNDMRNSPYNIRRTYYYNDPASSKYGQQVMVSGFDTIQNIYAHTTKWYEFQPQDIQGAQSYKDRIQMRLGETYLLLAEAQLQQGRPADAAASINVIRARANATPVQPAEVTMDYILDERARELTAEELRRLTLIRTKKLVDRVRKYNPKVAPTISDFNIHLPIPQSEIDVNKDAVLLQNDGYQK; encoded by the coding sequence ATGAAGAAATCATCTTATATATACGGCATGCTGTTGGCAGGAATGGTAGCCACCGGCACCACTTCCTGCAGTAAACATTTTCTGGATGAAGAGCTGAAATCCAGCTATGCGCCGGACAATACGCTGGTAGACGAACTGGGATTTGAAGCAGCCAGCACTGGTATGCTCAGCATTATGCGTAATGATTATGGTAATATTCAGGGGTTGCTGGCCACTTTTTATGTGGGAACGGATATGGCCATCACTGGTCAGCCAAATACCACGCAGGCGCCTTATGAAGACTACCGCAACCTCAACTCTCAGACCGGCTCTGTATCTACCATCTGGACCTGGAACTATAAAGTGATCAACGCTGCCAATAACATTATTGCCGGCACTGATAATCCCAAAGCAACCCTCACGCCGCAGCAGCGCGCTTTTTATAAAGCTGAAGCCAGCTTTTTCAGAGCTTATGCCTATAACCAGCTGTCCATCCTCTATGGTGGCGTGCCACTGATAAAAGCGCCGGTGACCGTGCCTCGTACAGATTATGTGCGTGGTTCGGAAGCAGAAGTGATCCAGCTGATCATTGACGACCTCACCTTTGCGGAAGCCAATCTGCCTGATCCGGCGAACGTAAAGAAACAGGGCCGTATTAATAAATTCGCCGCTTCCCAGTTGCTCGCGGAAGCGCTGCTGCGCGCCAACAAACCGGCAGAAGCAGAAGCTGCAGCAAAAAGAGTGATCGACGGTAAATTTTTTAGTCTCACTACCGCCCGTTATGGTGTAAAAGCATCCCTGCCCGGTGATCCGTTTGCAGATATGTTCACCTACGGTAATATGCGCCGCAGCCAGGGTAACAAAGAAGCGATCTGGGTGATAGAGCAGCAGTACAACATCCCCGGTGGTGGCAGTACTGAATTCGACCAGCGCAGACGTGAATGGGGTCCTTTTTATGTTAACGTGTCCGGTATGAAGGTATGTGATTCCCTCGGTGGCCGCGGTATCGGCAGGATCAGGCCTACCAACTGGTGGACTTATGAACTGTATGAGAAAAACGATATGCGTAATTCTCCCTACAACATCCGTCGTACCTATTACTACAACGACCCGGCTTCTTCCAAATATGGCCAGCAGGTGATGGTGAGCGGATTCGATACCATTCAGAACATCTACGCACACACCACCAAATGGTATGAGTTCCAGCCACAGGATATTCAGGGTGCACAATCTTACAAAGACAGGATCCAGATGCGCCTCGGCGAAACTTATCTGCTCCTCGCGGAAGCACAGCTGCAGCAGGGCCGTCCGGCGGATGCTGCTGCCAGTATCAATGTGATCCGTGCCCGTGCAAACGCAACACCGGTGCAGCCTGCCGAAGTAACCATGGACTACATCCTGGATGAAAGAGCCAGAGAACTCACTGCGGAAGAGCTGAGAAGGCTCACCCTCATCCGCACCAAAAAACTGGTAGACCGTGTACGCAAATACAATCCTAAAGTAGCACCCACCATCAGCGATTTTAACATCCACCTGCCGATTCCGCAGTCCGAAATCGATGTGAATAAAGATGCGGTGTTATTGCAGAATGATGGATATCAGAAATAA
- a CDS encoding glycoside hydrolase family 2 TIM barrel-domain containing protein, with protein MKKFSATSILCAFLFLQGYAQDGRKVVPFNDNWSFRKGALTTDKNQPDTGWVDVTVPHTWNNKDMQEGKNFYAGEACYRKVFTVDSSLKGKRLFLRFEGVGSVAGLYVNNRLIGEHKGSYSAFCFEITHSVKYGAENTIVVKANNTAREDVLPINHFLFGIFGGIYRPVSLLVTNDINITTTDYASPGIYIRQGEISDKKAAISVTAKIENKQLHHKDVVIQTIIKDHQGKQVAISSKKVNVSPQGINIIHQDLQVGNPHLWNGLKDPYLYSLTTSVVADGKTLDAVTQPLGIRRFEVVPGKGFFLNGKPYIMHGVTRHQEWQDCGNALTNAQHKADLDMIREIGATTIRFAHYQQAEYLYAQCDSMGFVIWAEIPFVNNASGKEGDNAKQQMTELIRQNFNHPAIYVWGLHNEVYAKTPDEHVAVLTRQLNDVAKTEDPDRYTTAVTGYGEMDRPANLAADIQGMNRYYGWYEGKIEDLEGWVKGLEQKYPDYKLMLTEYGADGNINQHTDTLSTNFNPVNGQFFPETYQTATHVKQWAIIEKHPYIAASYLWNTFEFAVPMWNRGGVNARNLKGLITYDRKQKKDAFFWYKANWNPEPMIYIAERRNNIRKQANVKVEVFSNLEKVTLTVNGGAALNARTGANNRDFLFDPIVLKPGDNTITATGIRNGKVFSDTITWQLQASE; from the coding sequence ATGAAGAAATTTTCAGCAACAAGCATCCTGTGCGCATTCCTGTTTTTACAGGGATACGCACAAGATGGCAGAAAAGTGGTCCCTTTTAATGACAACTGGTCTTTCAGAAAAGGAGCGCTGACCACCGATAAAAACCAGCCGGATACCGGCTGGGTAGATGTAACGGTGCCGCATACCTGGAATAACAAGGATATGCAGGAAGGTAAAAACTTCTATGCAGGGGAAGCCTGTTACCGTAAAGTGTTTACAGTAGATTCCTCGCTGAAGGGTAAAAGATTGTTCCTGCGTTTTGAAGGAGTGGGATCGGTTGCCGGTCTGTATGTCAATAACCGTTTGATCGGTGAACATAAAGGATCTTATTCCGCCTTCTGTTTTGAGATCACACATTCTGTAAAATATGGTGCTGAAAATACCATTGTGGTGAAAGCCAACAATACTGCAAGGGAAGATGTATTACCCATCAATCACTTCCTGTTCGGCATCTTCGGAGGGATCTACCGGCCGGTAAGCCTGCTGGTTACGAATGATATCAATATCACCACTACAGATTATGCTTCTCCCGGCATCTATATCCGCCAGGGAGAAATCAGTGATAAAAAAGCAGCGATCAGTGTTACCGCTAAAATCGAGAACAAACAGCTGCATCACAAAGACGTAGTGATACAAACCATCATCAAAGACCATCAGGGCAAACAAGTGGCCATCAGCAGCAAAAAAGTGAATGTCAGCCCGCAGGGCATTAATATCATTCATCAGGACTTGCAGGTAGGCAATCCGCATCTGTGGAACGGACTCAAAGATCCTTATCTCTACTCATTGACTACCTCCGTGGTGGCTGATGGTAAAACGCTGGACGCTGTAACACAGCCGCTGGGTATCCGCCGTTTTGAAGTAGTACCAGGCAAAGGATTTTTCCTGAATGGCAAACCCTATATCATGCATGGTGTCACCCGCCACCAGGAATGGCAGGACTGCGGCAATGCGCTGACCAACGCACAACACAAGGCTGATCTGGACATGATCCGGGAAATAGGTGCCACCACCATCCGCTTTGCGCATTATCAGCAGGCCGAATATCTGTATGCCCAGTGCGACAGTATGGGCTTTGTGATATGGGCAGAAATTCCTTTCGTTAACAACGCATCCGGCAAAGAAGGGGATAATGCCAAACAGCAGATGACAGAACTGATCCGGCAGAACTTTAACCATCCTGCCATCTACGTGTGGGGGCTGCACAATGAAGTATATGCCAAAACACCGGATGAACATGTAGCGGTGCTCACCCGTCAGCTGAATGATGTGGCCAAAACAGAAGACCCCGACCGCTATACCACAGCTGTCACCGGTTATGGTGAGATGGACCGCCCCGCCAATCTGGCGGCGGATATACAGGGTATGAACCGTTACTACGGCTGGTATGAAGGAAAAATCGAAGACCTCGAAGGCTGGGTGAAAGGGCTGGAGCAAAAGTATCCCGACTATAAACTGATGCTCACCGAATACGGTGCAGATGGCAACATCAACCAGCATACGGATACGCTGTCTACCAACTTCAATCCGGTGAACGGACAGTTTTTCCCGGAGACTTATCAGACAGCGACGCATGTTAAACAATGGGCTATCATAGAAAAACATCCGTATATCGCGGCTTCCTATCTCTGGAATACGTTTGAATTTGCAGTACCCATGTGGAACAGGGGAGGCGTGAATGCCCGTAATCTCAAAGGACTGATCACCTACGACCGTAAACAAAAGAAGGATGCGTTTTTCTGGTACAAGGCCAACTGGAACCCGGAGCCGATGATTTATATCGCTGAACGCCGTAACAATATCCGTAAGCAGGCGAATGTAAAAGTGGAAGTATTCAGCAACCTGGAGAAAGTCACCCTTACCGTGAATGGCGGAGCTGCGCTGAATGCCAGAACAGGAGCCAATAACAGGGATTTCCTTTTCGATCCTATCGTCCTGAAACCCGGCGACAATACTATCACTGCTACGGGTATACGAAATGGTAAAGTATTCTCGGACACGATTACCTGGCAATTACAGGCATCGGAATAA
- a CDS encoding alpha-L-fucosidase, whose translation MNKTITYILAVACGCLWMQSPAHAQAAVPQKDTIALQHGAHRIGVRTDADMARWRSLRFGQFIHWGVYAIPGGEWKGKTYNGAAEWIRSWKEMPHEEYDNLYRQFNPVNFNAQQWASQAKEMGAKYMVITTKHHDGFCLWPSKYSKYTIAASPWKKDLLGPMITAYNKAGIDVYLYFSIIDWSHPDYRASLKTAADSAAGKRFQVFVKNQLAELLQRYPTVKGFWFDGTWDDSWKKDGAFTDELEQYLQAIHPGLVMGSRLRADEKGARHFDSNGHLMGDYEQGWERKLPEKIEDVHGNDWEAVMTVPENQWGYNAKWDGHIKTANELLELLVKSVSLNGNFVLNFGPRADGTFRTEEQQLMTQIGQWMKVNGEAVYNGTYAGFEKQDWGYYIRKAGTDSVYMVVFNIPVSGSLRIKLPARTSLVSASLQQQNLTPELIGRNEYFIHLSSKQSDTPVVILLKTTNGENKEKGNFEKAKT comes from the coding sequence ATGAATAAAACGATCACATATATACTCGCTGTAGCCTGCGGCTGTCTGTGGATGCAATCTCCGGCACATGCGCAGGCAGCAGTACCCCAAAAAGATACGATAGCGCTGCAGCATGGAGCTCACCGTATCGGGGTAAGAACAGATGCTGATATGGCCCGTTGGCGCTCGCTTCGCTTCGGACAGTTTATACACTGGGGCGTGTACGCCATCCCCGGTGGCGAATGGAAAGGCAAAACCTACAACGGTGCGGCCGAATGGATCCGTTCCTGGAAAGAGATGCCGCATGAAGAATATGATAATCTGTATCGTCAGTTCAATCCGGTGAACTTCAATGCGCAGCAATGGGCTTCCCAGGCAAAGGAGATGGGTGCTAAATACATGGTCATCACCACCAAACACCATGATGGTTTCTGTCTATGGCCCAGCAAATATTCCAAATACACGATCGCTGCTTCCCCCTGGAAAAAGGATTTACTGGGGCCGATGATTACCGCTTATAACAAGGCGGGTATCGATGTATATCTCTATTTTTCCATCATTGACTGGAGTCATCCCGATTACCGTGCTTCTCTGAAAACGGCTGCGGATTCTGCTGCCGGCAAACGTTTCCAGGTATTTGTAAAGAATCAGTTGGCTGAACTGTTGCAACGTTATCCGACGGTGAAAGGTTTCTGGTTTGATGGCACCTGGGATGATTCCTGGAAAAAAGATGGTGCCTTTACGGATGAACTGGAGCAGTATCTGCAGGCTATACATCCTGGTTTGGTGATGGGAAGCCGTTTACGGGCAGATGAAAAAGGTGCCCGTCATTTTGATTCCAATGGTCACCTGATGGGGGATTATGAACAGGGCTGGGAGCGCAAGCTGCCGGAGAAAATAGAAGATGTGCATGGCAATGATTGGGAGGCGGTGATGACCGTTCCTGAAAACCAGTGGGGATACAATGCCAAATGGGACGGACATATCAAAACGGCCAATGAACTGCTGGAGCTACTGGTGAAAAGTGTATCCCTCAACGGTAACTTTGTGCTCAACTTCGGACCCAGGGCTGACGGTACTTTCCGTACCGAAGAACAACAGCTGATGACACAGATCGGTCAGTGGATGAAGGTAAACGGAGAGGCTGTTTACAATGGTACCTATGCCGGTTTTGAAAAACAGGATTGGGGTTACTATATCCGTAAAGCCGGTACCGACAGCGTATACATGGTGGTATTTAATATACCCGTTTCCGGTAGTCTGCGGATAAAACTGCCTGCGCGTACGTCACTGGTAAGTGCCTCGCTGCAGCAGCAAAACCTGACACCTGAACTGATTGGCAGAAATGAATATTTTATTCATCTCAGCAGCAAACAATCAGATACCCCCGTAGTGATATTATTGAAAACAACCAACGGAGAAAATAAGGAGAAGGGAAACTTTGAGAAAGCCAAAACATAA
- a CDS encoding S1C family serine protease translates to MENALTFLTNHPVNDAGLLDAYSKTVTGVVGTVAESVVHIEVQQKVNDKRNPGRKTQTGAGSGFIISSDGFIITNNHVIEQAESIRVSFVDGRKVNAEIKGTDPSTDIAVLKIDETGLKALSFADSAALQVGQIAIAIGNPMGLQYTVTAGVVSALGRTLRASNGRLIDNVIQTDAALNPGNSGGPLVNSLGQIIGVNTAMIPAAQGLCFAISSNLAAQIAGQLILHGRVKRAQLGIAAQPVKLTNRMIAANKLTIQTGVYVFETIPDGNYDNSQLHIGDIIIAFDNIPVATVDDMHLLLTEKQIGRKVLVDVLRGGHSVTITVTPGNGDKY, encoded by the coding sequence ATGGAAAACGCACTAACATTTCTGACGAACCATCCTGTAAACGATGCCGGTTTACTGGACGCATATTCTAAAACGGTTACCGGTGTAGTAGGCACGGTCGCCGAATCAGTTGTGCACATTGAAGTACAACAAAAAGTCAATGACAAGCGGAATCCCGGAAGAAAAACGCAGACAGGCGCCGGATCGGGCTTCATCATTTCCTCCGACGGCTTTATCATCACCAATAATCACGTGATAGAACAGGCGGAAAGCATCCGTGTTTCTTTTGTTGACGGCAGAAAAGTCAACGCAGAAATAAAAGGTACCGACCCCTCTACTGATATCGCTGTACTCAAGATTGATGAAACCGGGCTCAAAGCTTTATCTTTCGCCGACTCCGCAGCATTGCAGGTAGGACAGATCGCTATTGCCATCGGTAATCCCATGGGCCTGCAATATACCGTTACTGCCGGCGTGGTGAGTGCGTTGGGCCGCACGCTCCGCGCCAGCAACGGCAGGCTCATCGACAACGTAATACAAACAGATGCCGCACTCAACCCTGGCAACAGCGGCGGACCACTGGTCAATTCCCTCGGTCAGATCATCGGTGTCAATACCGCCATGATACCGGCCGCACAGGGACTCTGCTTTGCCATCTCGTCCAACCTTGCCGCCCAGATCGCCGGCCAGCTCATCCTTCACGGTAGAGTAAAACGGGCACAACTCGGCATTGCCGCCCAACCCGTTAAACTCACCAACCGTATGATAGCTGCCAACAAACTCACCATTCAAACAGGCGTCTACGTTTTTGAAACCATCCCCGACGGCAACTACGATAACAGCCAGCTCCATATCGGAGACATCATCATCGCCTTCGATAACATACCCGTTGCCACCGTAGATGATATGCACCTGCTGCTTACCGAAAAACAAATCGGCCGGAAAGTATTGGTAGACGTTCTCAGAGGCGGGCATAGCGTAACGATTACTGTCACCCCCGGTAACGGTGATAAATACTGA
- a CDS encoding VOC family protein: protein MSQINVYLNFDGKCAEAMKFYQSCLGGELFLQTVKASPMADQWPAHKQDHILHSSLTNGSLLLLASDMGADPSGMINNVSISLTCNTPEEMVAAFEKLSAGGEPLRPVHDFFGGKIGVLRDKYGFNWLLYYNNQ, encoded by the coding sequence ATGTCACAGATTAATGTATACCTCAATTTTGACGGCAAATGTGCGGAAGCTATGAAGTTCTACCAGAGCTGCCTCGGCGGGGAACTTTTTCTGCAAACAGTAAAAGCGTCTCCCATGGCCGATCAATGGCCGGCACACAAACAAGACCACATACTGCATTCCAGCCTTACCAATGGGTCATTATTACTGCTGGCCTCCGATATGGGCGCTGATCCGTCAGGGATGATCAACAACGTGAGCATCAGCCTCACCTGTAACACACCCGAAGAAATGGTAGCGGCTTTCGAAAAACTGTCAGCTGGCGGTGAACCACTCCGGCCCGTGCATGATTTCTTCGGCGGAAAAATTGGCGTTCTCAGGGATAAATATGGTTTCAACTGGTTATTATACTATAACAACCAGTGA
- a CDS encoding exo-alpha-sialidase — protein sequence MNKLKLLTGLLLLCTSLLYAQMTTVPVFTSGTEGYKSFRIPAIIKLPYGPLLAFAEGRVNDSGDFGDINIVMKRSDDNGATWGPLQTVVDNDSLQAGNPAPVADVTDRVYLHGRIFLFYNTGNNHEGEIRKGKGLREVWYKTSADGGVTWSEPVNITTQVHRPLQPQINPAYNFKEDWRSYANTPGHATQFRYGKYYGRIYVAANHSEGNPQRHFKDYFAHGYYTDDHGKTFHLAATMPMPGGNEATAAVLDNDRLMLNARNQQGNVKARMVATSYDGGTTWDQYAFDPQLPDPVCEGSLLEIGFKKSRTVLAFCNAADTLQRNHLTLRISEDEGRTWPKSYLIVASDNNKGDYAAYSDIVKIGKQRIGVLFERNNYREIVFTVVNL from the coding sequence ATGAATAAACTGAAACTACTGACAGGCCTGCTGCTTTTATGTACCAGTCTATTGTACGCGCAGATGACTACAGTACCGGTATTCACATCCGGTACGGAAGGGTACAAAAGTTTTCGTATACCAGCGATTATCAAACTGCCCTACGGGCCGCTGCTGGCCTTCGCAGAAGGACGGGTAAATGACAGCGGCGACTTCGGGGATATTAATATTGTAATGAAACGCAGCGACGACAATGGTGCTACCTGGGGACCTCTGCAAACAGTGGTGGACAATGATTCGTTGCAGGCCGGCAATCCGGCTCCGGTAGCAGATGTTACAGACAGGGTCTATCTGCATGGACGGATTTTCCTGTTTTACAATACCGGTAACAACCATGAAGGCGAAATCCGCAAAGGAAAAGGGCTGCGGGAAGTATGGTATAAAACATCCGCAGATGGCGGTGTTACCTGGTCGGAGCCGGTAAATATCACTACTCAGGTACATCGTCCGCTTCAGCCACAAATCAATCCGGCTTATAATTTCAAAGAAGACTGGAGAAGTTATGCCAATACGCCCGGACACGCTACCCAGTTCCGCTATGGGAAATACTATGGCAGGATATACGTGGCGGCCAATCATTCCGAAGGGAACCCGCAACGACATTTTAAGGACTATTTTGCGCATGGCTACTATACCGATGATCATGGTAAAACGTTTCACCTGGCGGCCACCATGCCAATGCCGGGTGGCAATGAAGCCACAGCCGCAGTATTAGATAACGACCGGCTGATGCTGAATGCCCGTAACCAGCAAGGTAATGTAAAGGCCCGTATGGTGGCTACCAGTTACGATGGTGGCACTACCTGGGATCAATACGCATTCGACCCGCAGCTACCGGACCCTGTATGTGAAGGTAGTTTGCTGGAGATCGGTTTTAAGAAGAGCAGGACTGTGCTGGCTTTCTGTAATGCGGCCGATACCCTGCAGCGAAACCATCTCACACTACGGATCAGTGAAGATGAGGGCCGTACCTGGCCTAAGTCTTATCTGATCGTCGCCAGCGACAACAACAAAGGAGATTATGCTGCGTACTCCGATATTGTAAAAATTGGCAAACAACGTATAGGCGTGTTGTTTGAGCGGAATAATTATCGAGAAATAGTATTCACCGTTGTAAATCTCTGA
- a CDS encoding NAD(P)-dependent oxidoreductase, whose protein sequence is MKTAIAVIGGTGKAGQYLVNQLLLQGFHLRLLLRNPDKYHLHHPAIQLIKGDVLDPMALSQLIPGCDAVISTLGSGHPPIFSSATHGIINTMQAYGLQRYIVITGLSIDVPGDDKSEWCRQASTYMRNSFPDIIADKQREYALLTQSTLDWTLVRIPLLEQTTSTGAYQANLHDCPAPRISATDLAVFLVSQLRDGTYIRKAPFVASVVVSSLL, encoded by the coding sequence ATGAAGACAGCCATAGCCGTCATTGGCGGCACCGGAAAAGCAGGTCAATACCTGGTCAATCAACTACTACTTCAAGGCTTTCATCTCAGACTACTACTCAGAAACCCTGACAAATACCATCTCCATCATCCGGCCATACAACTTATCAAGGGTGATGTACTGGACCCTATGGCATTATCACAGTTGATACCCGGCTGTGATGCAGTCATCAGTACACTGGGAAGCGGCCACCCTCCAATTTTCAGCAGCGCCACCCACGGTATTATCAATACCATGCAGGCGTATGGCCTTCAACGTTATATCGTAATTACCGGTTTAAGTATTGATGTCCCGGGAGATGATAAAAGCGAATGGTGCCGCCAGGCTTCTACGTATATGCGTAACAGCTTCCCCGACATCATCGCAGATAAACAACGGGAATATGCACTGCTGACACAGAGCACGCTCGACTGGACCCTGGTGAGGATACCACTACTGGAACAAACCACCAGCACCGGTGCTTACCAGGCCAATCTGCATGACTGCCCCGCTCCACGGATCAGTGCCACGGATCTGGCTGTTTTTCTGGTCAGCCAGCTGAGAGATGGTACGTATATACGAAAAGCTCCTTTTGTGGCTTCTGTAGTCGTAAGCTCTTTGCTGTAG
- a CDS encoding 4'-phosphopantetheinyl transferase superfamily protein — protein MEVRVYYASFDTPLSAERFSRLLEQLPEDKQQQVLRYKRWQDAHASLLGKHLLLQACSESGYPADLRLLQYTVAGRPYLPEYPDFNISHSGNMVVCALAANGRIGIDIEKRGSIDIMDFKDQFTMEEWKQVMSAEDPVWQFYEFWTIKEAVAKANGVGIVDLPSVHILSDSLVRLHGFMWTLTPLLLHNAYAGHIATESIPSVSIREVVFD, from the coding sequence ATGGAAGTACGGGTTTATTATGCCTCTTTTGATACACCATTGTCTGCTGAGCGTTTCAGCCGTTTGCTGGAGCAGCTTCCGGAAGACAAACAACAACAGGTGTTAAGATATAAGCGTTGGCAGGATGCGCATGCGTCTCTGCTTGGAAAACATTTACTGCTGCAGGCCTGCAGTGAGTCGGGATATCCGGCAGATCTTCGTTTGTTGCAATATACAGTGGCTGGCCGGCCTTACCTGCCGGAGTACCCGGATTTTAACATTTCTCATTCCGGAAATATGGTTGTTTGTGCTTTGGCAGCCAACGGACGAATCGGTATCGATATAGAGAAAAGAGGCTCCATTGATATCATGGATTTTAAAGACCAGTTTACAATGGAGGAGTGGAAGCAGGTGATGTCTGCAGAAGATCCGGTATGGCAGTTTTATGAATTCTGGACTATTAAGGAAGCGGTGGCCAAAGCAAATGGAGTGGGTATTGTGGATTTGCCGTCTGTTCATATTCTGTCTGATAGTTTGGTAAGACTTCATGGATTTATGTGGACACTAACGCCCTTGCTGTTGCATAATGCATATGCAGGTCATATAGCCACAGAATCGATTCCTTCAGTCAGTATCAGGGAAGTTGTTTTCGACTAA
- a CDS encoding class I lanthipeptide has protein sequence MRKTFEKKLVLNKIKVAKLNAAQVDSVDVKAPTYTGCSLMAKCPPPSTLVNC, from the coding sequence ATGAGAAAAACTTTCGAAAAAAAGCTGGTACTGAACAAAATTAAAGTTGCTAAACTGAATGCAGCCCAGGTTGATAGCGTAGACGTAAAAGCTCCTACCTACACAGGTTGCAGCCTGATGGCAAAATGTCCTCCTCCCAGCACACTGGTTAATTGCTAA
- a CDS encoding lanthionine synthetase C family protein has translation MNYRKEIELTLEQICKELDLFTANDTNAGLLGGYTGCALFYAYYYQFTSRDEHLDKVLDIVQKSITALSEQPLNGSFCGGVAGVAWCIQHLVDMGFIEEDDMMDAFTDIDEVVGDFMEETLLAGKNDFLHEGVGTALYFLGRPPAVAQQYLEKLVGHLAGSAHRLPTGIAWKDQFSSQSHRNQEENLYNLGLSHGVPAIIAILCRIYEKGIARDVTHGLIEDATRWVLSNRKAAGGKGKSLYPTLTNAANVISGDVNSRLGWCYGDLGIATMLLGAGKRLQKPAYNEEALSVLNDIACYRDQKNGAVYDACLCHGSAGIAHILQQAALATGDPVLEKAAFNWLETTLKMNTWTDGPAGYKFYLHPDYIKEYNVLEGIAGVGLSLLGFLEPEMSTGWNECLLIS, from the coding sequence ATGAACTACAGAAAAGAAATTGAGTTGACGCTGGAGCAGATCTGCAAAGAGCTGGATCTGTTTACCGCTAACGATACAAATGCAGGCCTTTTAGGAGGGTATACCGGCTGTGCTTTGTTCTATGCCTACTATTACCAATTTACTTCCCGTGATGAGCATCTGGATAAGGTGCTGGATATTGTACAAAAAAGTATAACGGCTTTGTCTGAGCAGCCATTGAATGGATCTTTCTGTGGTGGTGTGGCCGGTGTTGCCTGGTGTATACAGCACCTGGTGGATATGGGCTTTATTGAGGAAGATGATATGATGGATGCTTTTACAGATATTGATGAGGTAGTGGGCGATTTTATGGAGGAAACCCTGCTGGCTGGTAAAAATGATTTCCTGCATGAAGGAGTTGGTACGGCATTATACTTCCTGGGGCGGCCGCCTGCAGTAGCGCAGCAGTATCTGGAAAAGCTGGTGGGACATCTGGCCGGGTCGGCGCACCGTTTACCTACAGGTATAGCCTGGAAAGACCAGTTTTCTTCTCAGAGCCACCGCAATCAGGAGGAGAACCTGTATAACCTCGGACTGTCGCATGGCGTGCCTGCTATTATCGCCATACTGTGCCGGATATACGAAAAAGGAATTGCCCGGGATGTTACCCATGGGCTGATAGAAGATGCTACCCGCTGGGTGCTGAGTAACCGGAAAGCAGCCGGAGGAAAGGGAAAGTCACTGTACCCTACTTTAACCAATGCCGCCAACGTGATCAGCGGCGATGTAAATAGCCGTTTGGGCTGGTGTTATGGCGACCTGGGTATCGCCACAATGCTGCTGGGCGCCGGAAAGCGTCTGCAGAAGCCGGCTTACAATGAAGAAGCGTTATCGGTACTGAATGATATTGCCTGTTACCGTGATCAGAAAAACGGAGCCGTATATGATGCCTGTTTATGTCATGGCAGCGCAGGCATTGCGCATATATTGCAACAGGCTGCCCTGGCCACTGGTGATCCGGTCCTGGAAAAGGCCGCGTTCAACTGGCTGGAAACAACCCTCAAAATGAATACCTGGACGGATGGGCCTGCCGGGTACAAATTTTATCTTCACCCTGATTATATTAAAGAGTATAATGTGCTGGAAGGTATTGCAGGAGTAGGACTGTCACTGCTGGGCTTCCTGGAACCGGAAATGAGTACAGGCTGGAATGAATGTCTGTTGATTTCATAA